Proteins from a genomic interval of Alosa alosa isolate M-15738 ecotype Scorff River chromosome 8, AALO_Geno_1.1, whole genome shotgun sequence:
- the LOC125299674 gene encoding adenylosuccinate synthetase isozyme 1 B encodes MSAKDQKSPNPGRKRPRNDVGNKVIVVLGGQWGDEGKGKVVDLLATESDIVCRCQGGNNAGHTVVVDGKEYDFHLLPSGIINSKATSFIGNGVVIHLPGLFEEGDKNEKKGLKDWEKRLVISDRAHIVFDFHQAVDGLQEVQRKAQEGKNIGTTKKGIGPTYSSKASRTGLRICDLLADFKEFSARFKLLAQQYQSMFPTLEVDIDGQLKKLQEYAERIRPMVRDGVYFMYEALHGVPKKILVEGANAALLDIDFGTYPFVTSSNCTVGGVCTGLGIPPQNVGDVYGVVKAYTTRVGIGAFPTEQLNDMGELLQTRGHEVGVTTGRKRRCGWLDLVILRYAHMINGFTALALTKLDILDVMDEIKVGVAYKINGKRIPYFPANMEILQKVEVEYEKLAGWKSDTSPCRKWDDLPPKAQNYIRFVENQVGVPIKWVGVGKSRECMIQLF; translated from the exons ATGTCGGCTAAAGATCAGAAAAGCCCTAACCCAGGGAGGAAGCGCCCCCGGAATGATGTGGGGAACAAAGTGATTGTTGTTCTCGGGGGACAGTGGGGCGATGAAGGCAAGGGGAAAGTTGTCGACCTGCTTGCGACTGAGTCAGACATTGTGTGCAGATGTCAG GGAGGCAACAATGCGGGTCACACTGTGGTGGTGGATGGGAAGGAGTATGACTTCCACCTCCTGCCCAGCGGCATCATCAACTCCAAAGCCACCTCTTTTATCG GAAATGGAGTTGTCATCCATCTACCTGGATTATTTGAGGAAGGAGATAAAAACGAGaagaaag GTCTCAAAGACTGGGAGAAGAGACTGGTCATCTCAGACAGGGCCCACATAG tgtttgacttTCACCAGGCAGTGGACGGACTGCAGGAGGTGCAGAGGAAAGCCCAGGAAGGGAAGAA CATTGGAACCACAAAAAAAGGAATTGGACCGACCTACTCTAGTAAAGCCTCTCGCACTGGCCTGAGAATCTGTGACCTGCTCGCCGACTTTAAAGAGTTTTCAGCCAG ATTCAAGTTGCTTGCGCAACAGTACCAATCCATGTTCCCTACTCTGGAGGTAGACATCGACGGCCAGCTAAAAAAACTTCAG GAGTATGCCGAGCGGATTCGGCCCATGGTGCGGGATGGTGTCTATTTCATGTACGAGGCCCTACATGGAGTCCCAAAGAAGATTCTTGTGGAGGGGGCCAATGCTGCCCTGCTTGACATTGACTTTG GTACTTATCCCTTTGTGACATCATCAAACTGCACCGTCGGCGGAGTGTGCACTGGGCTTGGCATTCCTCCACAGAATGTTGGGGATGTTTACGGTGTGGTCAAGGCCTACACCACACGTGTGGGCATCGGTGCATTTCCCACAGAACAGCTTAAT GACATGGGGGAGCTGCTTCAGACCAGGGGTCACGAGGTGGGGGTTACCACCGGTAGGAAGCGGCGCTGCGGTTGGCTGGACCTGGTCATCCTGCGCTATGCCCACATGATCAACGGTTTCACAGC ACTGGCTTTAACTAAACTTGATATCCTTGATGTGATGGATGAGATCAAAGTTGGAGTGGCCTACAAAATCAACGGCAAGCGAATCCCATACTTTCCAG CCAACATGGAGATTCTTCagaaggtggaggtggagtaCGAGAAGCTGGCGGGGTGGAAGAGCGACACCTCGCCATGCAGGAAGTGGGATGACCTGCCGCCCAAGGCCCAGAATTACATCCGCTTTGTGGAAAACCAGGTCGGAGTTCCAA TCAAATGGGTTGGAGTCGGAAAGTCCAGAGAATGCATGATTCAGCTGTTCTAG